A region of Paraburkholderia largidicola DNA encodes the following proteins:
- a CDS encoding J domain-containing protein — MTTAYPLQWPTGRKRTEPYRRSRAKFSTTFAVARDAIVAEVRRLGGRDLVVSTNVPLRQDGLPYANFRKPDDEGVAVYFTYDGKQMCFACDRWDKVEHNMLAIVKTIDALRGIARWGTGDMMAAAFTGFTALPAPRAERPWREVLGLHPHEMSLVEARLAFRRRASVAHPDKGGSHDAMTELNLALAAAEKELNR, encoded by the coding sequence ATGACTACCGCCTACCCGCTTCAATGGCCGACCGGTCGCAAGCGAACTGAACCGTATCGGCGATCGCGCGCGAAGTTCAGCACCACGTTTGCCGTCGCACGCGACGCCATCGTCGCGGAGGTTCGCCGACTCGGCGGCCGCGACCTCGTCGTTTCGACAAACGTCCCGTTACGACAGGACGGTCTGCCCTACGCGAACTTTCGCAAGCCCGACGACGAAGGCGTCGCCGTCTATTTCACATACGACGGCAAGCAGATGTGTTTCGCGTGCGACCGCTGGGACAAGGTCGAGCACAACATGCTGGCGATCGTCAAAACGATCGACGCGCTACGTGGCATCGCGCGCTGGGGCACTGGCGATATGATGGCCGCAGCTTTCACCGGCTTCACAGCCCTGCCCGCCCCGCGCGCGGAGCGACCTTGGCGGGAAGTACTCGGGCTGCATCCGCACGAAATGAGTCTCGTCGAGGCGCGGCTTGCCTTTCGGCGCCGCGCGAGCGTCGCGCATCCGGACAAAGGCGGCTCGCACGACGCCATGACCGAACTCAACCTTGCACTGGCCGCCGCCGAAAAGGAGCTGAACCGATGA
- a CDS encoding DUF4224 domain-containing protein, with protein sequence MSDYLTSTELAALVDCRPNQRAAMIKWLDQNHWRYVVDRNGLPKVARAYRDMKLGVSTDKKTSRYDASPNLQAFN encoded by the coding sequence ATGAGCGACTATCTCACCTCGACAGAACTGGCCGCACTCGTCGATTGCCGGCCGAACCAGCGCGCCGCCATGATCAAGTGGCTCGATCAGAACCATTGGCGCTACGTCGTCGACCGCAACGGCCTGCCGAAGGTCGCGCGCGCCTATCGCGACATGAAGCTCGGCGTATCAACTGACAAGAAGACATCACGCTACGATGCATCGCCAAACCTCCAAGCGTTCAACTGA
- a CDS encoding ASCH domain-containing protein, whose amino-acid sequence MKALSIRQPWAWLIVRPDLTGEARSAAIAAGVLKDIENRSWPTKFRGRVLVHASKSMTRAEYEDAQDPLWSRGGPTIELPPFDQLQRGGIVGAVTITACIAPADRISKWHVDGAYGFRLVDARPVPFVECKGALQFFDVPPDVAAQLRQMHELGAIA is encoded by the coding sequence ATGAAGGCTCTTTCCATCCGCCAGCCGTGGGCGTGGCTGATCGTCAGGCCAGATCTCACAGGGGAAGCGCGCTCTGCAGCGATCGCAGCCGGCGTTCTGAAGGACATCGAAAATCGCAGCTGGCCGACGAAGTTTCGCGGCCGCGTGCTTGTGCATGCGTCGAAGAGTATGACCCGCGCCGAATACGAAGACGCGCAGGATCCGCTCTGGTCGCGCGGGGGCCCGACGATTGAGCTGCCGCCATTCGATCAGTTGCAACGGGGCGGCATCGTCGGCGCCGTCACCATTACGGCGTGCATTGCGCCAGCGGACCGCATCTCGAAATGGCATGTCGACGGAGCCTATGGATTCCGTCTCGTCGACGCGCGCCCCGTTCCATTCGTCGAATGCAAAGGCGCCCTGCAGTTCTTCGACGTGCCGCCCGACGTCGCCGCGCAGTTGCGCCAGATGCACGAACTCGGAGCGATCGCATGA
- the dusA gene encoding tRNA dihydrouridine(20/20a) synthase DusA, with protein MSSKPVYSPRRVSVAPMMDWTDRHCRSFHRTLSRHTWLYTEMVTTGALIHGDVERHLAFTADEAPVALQLGGSEPDDLARSAKLGEQWGYDEINLNCGCPSERVQRGAFGACLMKEPQLVADCVKAMRDAVSVPVTVKHRIGVDDVEDYAFVRDFVGTIAEAGCEVFIVHARNAILKGLSPKENREIPPLKYDYAYRLKRDFPQLEIIINGGIKTLDEVEAHLQHVDGVMLGREAYHNPYVLADVDARFYGSTDAAPTREEAEAKLIEYCRAELARGTYPGAIVRHALGLYRGVAGARGWRRVLSDSKKLQARDLAIFDEARQHLREPSEIFE; from the coding sequence ATGTCTTCGAAGCCTGTTTACAGTCCCCGCCGCGTATCCGTGGCGCCCATGATGGACTGGACTGATCGCCATTGCCGCTCGTTTCACCGCACGCTGTCGCGGCACACCTGGCTGTATACGGAGATGGTGACGACGGGCGCGCTGATCCACGGCGACGTCGAGCGCCACCTCGCGTTTACCGCCGACGAAGCGCCCGTCGCGCTCCAACTCGGCGGCAGCGAGCCGGACGATCTGGCGCGCTCGGCAAAACTCGGCGAACAGTGGGGCTACGACGAGATCAATCTGAATTGCGGCTGCCCGTCGGAGCGGGTGCAGCGCGGCGCATTCGGCGCGTGTCTGATGAAGGAGCCGCAACTCGTCGCCGATTGCGTGAAGGCGATGCGCGATGCGGTGTCGGTGCCCGTGACGGTGAAGCACCGGATCGGCGTCGATGACGTCGAAGACTACGCGTTCGTGCGCGACTTCGTCGGCACGATTGCCGAGGCCGGTTGCGAGGTCTTTATCGTGCACGCGCGCAATGCGATCCTCAAAGGTCTCAGCCCGAAAGAGAACCGCGAGATTCCGCCGCTCAAGTATGACTACGCGTATCGGCTGAAGCGCGACTTTCCGCAACTCGAGATCATCATCAACGGCGGGATCAAGACGCTCGACGAAGTCGAAGCCCATCTGCAGCACGTCGACGGTGTGATGCTCGGCCGCGAGGCGTATCACAACCCTTACGTGCTGGCCGATGTCGACGCGCGTTTCTACGGCTCGACGGATGCCGCGCCGACCCGCGAAGAAGCGGAAGCGAAGCTGATCGAGTACTGCCGCGCGGAACTCGCGCGCGGCACGTATCCGGGCGCGATTGTGCGTCATGCGCTGGGGCTGTATCGCGGCGTGGCGGGTGCGCGCGGATGGCGGCGCGTGCTGTCGGACAGCAAGAAACTCCAGGCGCGCGATCTCGCGATTTTCGACGAAGCGCGACAACATTTGCGCGAGCCCAGCGAAATCTTTGAATAA